The genomic interval ATCCCAAGAAACTCCGATGTTGGTCAATTCTGAAGGCATTGAGGGAATCACGTTTACTGACCCACTTGAAGCAACCAACCGTGTAGCTGATGAACTCGTGGGAAGTGGCGCAGCAGATGTTGTCGTTGCGCTTTACCACGAAGGCATTACCGGCACCGAAGCATGGTCAGAAAATATCGACGTTGTTTTCGCAGGTCACACCCACTAAGTTCGTGATCTAGGAACCGACAACGGTCCACTAATCATGCAGTCTGGAAACTACGGGCACGCACTTGCCGATGTAGATTTCAGCTTCAACCACGACACCGGTGAGCTCACCGTAGATGATGCCCGCATGCTCGGAGTCGACGATATCAACGCGTGTGAAAACCCAGATGACACCATTGCAGATATTGTTGCTCAGGCGGAACTTGATGCTGGTGAAGCCGGCAAAGAAGTAGTAGCGACCATCGATGGCGATTTTCTCCGCGCCAGCGACGAAGGAGCAGAATCTGGCTCCAACTACGGCGCTGAATCCCAGCTCGTCAACATGATTGCCAGTGCTGTGCGTTGGTCCATGTCCACCAATACCGCCACCACCGCAGACATTGGGCTTATGAACGCCGGAGGACTCCACACTGACCTATTCAGCGGCGATGTTACCTACGCCGAAGCTTTTGAAATCCAGCCTTTCTCCGGTGAAGATTCATTTGTCACCCTCAAGGGATCAGACTTCAAAGATGCCCTTGAGCAGCAGTGGGAAGAAGGTTCTGCACGACCAGTGGCAGCACTTGGCGTATCCGACAACGTTTCCTACACCTACGACATCAACCGTCCAATCGGTGACCGCGTCACTTCCGTGACCATTGATGATACCCCACTTGATCCGGAACGCGACTACGTTGTTGCAGCTTCCCTGTACCTCCAGTCCGGCAACGAAGGTATGACCGCACTGACCCGCGGAACCGCACCTGCACAAACCGGCATCGTGGATGTACAGTCCACCATCGGATACTTGTCCAACAACAATGTCACCCCACGTACTGGTCAAGCCCAGATTTCCATCACCCCATCCGGTGAGTTCAATGCGGGTGAAACCATCACCCTTGACATGGCAGGACTCCGCTACACCCAAGGCGACACTGCCACGGAAGTAACTGTCAGCCTTCGAGAAGAAATTGTTTCAGCACCAATTGATCCTCAGCTCGGAGAAGCTGGCTTTGGCGAAGCTGGAACCGCGACAGTGAGCTTGGACATTCCTGCAACCCTTTCAGGTACTCAAAACCTCGTTGTCACCACCGATACCGGCACCCGTATTTCCATGCCAGTTGAGATTGTTGGCGCAGAACAACCAGCACCGCAACCAGCAGGTTCCTCTGTTTTAGGAACTGGAGTGCTCAGTGGACTCCTCGGCATTGTTGTAGGAATTCTAGGAATGGTCGGTCTGGTGAACTGGATTGACCCAAGCTTCATTCAACAGATCCAGCAGCAAATCTTTGCTTAAATTTAGTAAAAAGCATGCATCTAGCTGCGGATTTTTAAGAAACGTAGCCTGGGTGTAAAATTTAAAGAGCAAGTTTTTACAACTTGCTCTTTAGCTCGGGGCATTAGCTCAGTTGGTAGAGCACCTGCTTTGCAAGCAGGATGTCAGGAGTTCGATTCTCCTATGCTCCACAGTTTTCCCGGTTCACCTTTGTTGGTGGGCCGGGATTTTTACTTGCTTTTACGGCGTGTCGTTGTGGCATCGATTCCGGTGTCATAGGTAACCGGGCGCCCGTAGTGGTCGTGTGGTTGTTCTTGTTGGATCAAGTCGGGGACGTTGGCGAGTCCGTCTTGACCCCAGTTTTGTTGCCTGGCAATCGCGACCGGGTTGCTGGGCAACAGCGTGAGGATTAACAGCTAATGGCGGAGTCGAAACGTCTGCATGGTGGGCTAGTTACCCCTTTAAGCTCGCGATTTGGTAGTTGCAACTCCAATCGGTAGAGTTTGGGATTGTTCCTAAAGGGGCCTATAGCTCAGTCGGTTAGAGCGCATCGCTGATAACGATGAGGTCGCAAGTTCGATTCTTGCTAGGCCCACCAGGAACAAAAAAGGGGCATTAGCTCAGTTGGTAGAGCACCTGCTTTGCAAGCAGGATGTCAGGAGTTCGATTCTCCTATGCTCCACAGTTTTCCCGGTTCACCTTGTTGGTGGGCCGGGATTTTTGTTGTTTAGATTTTTGAAAGCACACTTTTGTCCCTTAACTAGTGCGTGTGTACATTCGACACCAAGATTTGGGCAATATGGTGCCCAAAATCAGGAAATCTTGCTGTCTAATGCACAACGGAAAACTGCTCACGGACGAACTAGTTGTAGCGAGCGTATTCTTTGTGTTCTCTCACGACAGGAATACTGCTATGGCGATCGAGTCCATCGCGTACACCAGTGAAGCACTCTCAACCGGCAGTGGCCGGCTGGGGCATGTGCGCTCCACAGATGGTGCGCTCGAATTTGAAATGACACCGCCAAAGGCTTTGGGCGGATCCGGTGAAGGCACCAATCCAGAACAGCTGTTCGCGGTAGGTTACGCAGCCTGTTTCCACTCTGCCATGCACTCTGTCGCACGCAGCCGCAAGATCACTCTTGAAGACACAGCGGTTGGTGCCCGAGTTAGCATCGGGCCAAACGGCGCTGGTGGATTTGAGATTGCCGTAGAACTCGAAGTATCGATTCCTCAATTGCCACAAGCAGAAGCCCAGGAACTTGCTGATGCCGCGCACCAGGTGTGCCCGTATTCCAACGCCACACGAGGCAATATCTCGGTAACTGTGTCAGTCATCGACGAAGAGGCTTAAAACCACAGGATTAACAAAACTCTCAGTTTCTACACTGAGGGTCTTGGTCTTTAGAGCGAGGGACGCGCTACATTGACCTGAAGTGGTGGAGGTAGGCGTCGAGAAGCAAATTCTTTTTGTTCGCTGACACCGGTGAGTTCGTTGGTGGGTCAAGCCTTCAAGTACGCTCGGTTGCGGCTTGATGGTGGAGCAGTTGCAACCACAAGACCTGCTTCAACAAGGCCACGAAGCAGCGGCCGAAGAGACGATGCAGTTTTCCCTGTTTTTGTGGCAATTTCTCGAATTGTGACAGGAGTTGTTTTATTGATTGCATCTAAGACTTCTTGTTCGCTTTGAGTTACATTCACAGACGATGTCGCAAGCTGATATTGGTTCTGTAAGTTTTGGTTTAGAACGCCCCGATCAACCAAAGCGTCAAGTAAGCTGCGCATGTCTTCTGAATCATGACCAGTTTGATTGCGGAGATCTCGAGACGTTACCGCTCCAAGTTCTTTTGCGAGAACAAGAGCAATGCCTTGTGTGTTAGAAAAATCTGATCCGAGTTTTTCTACAAGCCATTCACTTGTTTGGGCATCTAGAAGACCGTGACGGCTGAGTTCGACAGTGACGCTAGAAATATCAATCTTAAAATTCGGTACCGGAAGTCCCGCTTCACGCATCAAATTGAACATTCGGGGAACGCCAGTACCGTTGCTTTCAGCAAGTACTCCTTGTACTTCATGTGTCCATGGAATATCCATTAGGATTCTTGAAAGCACACGATTTCTTGGTTCAGAGTATCCGTCCAGTATTGACTCTGGGCGTTTACCATTGGGTAATCCACCTGGACTCGTGATCTCAACTCGATCCTTATAGATGTCTACATGAATTGCTTCATTTTGAGCTAGCTCAGAATAATCACGGTGAAGTACGGCGTTTGCTAGAGCCTCTCTCAAAACTTCTTCTGGGATTTCTAGAACATCTTTACCTGAGAGTCCTTCAACGACGCGGCGTACACGTAGGTTTCGTTTGATGGCAGACATAGCCTCTTGAACCATCTCGAGAAGATTTCCCTCGCAGATTTTTCGGTCTTCAAAACGAATTGAGGTACCGATTGGTGACTTATGCAGACCTGGATGTACGGCAACATCAATGATCACTCGGGGGAAAAACTGTTGAGGATAGCTTCCGAGAGCCAGTAAGCCAGCAATCGTCAGTTCTCCCTTTGATGTAGTGATATTTTTGCGCAGTAACCAGTTATCGTCTGTTCCAAGGGAGCGACTATTTGACTCAATTAGGCGCTGCTTAAATGACGCCGCGAGCTGATTGTTGAGATCGTCGATGCTTGAATCTGGAACTGGATTTCTATCTGTTTTGGTTTGAACAAACCTATTTTGGAGCTCGTAAATTTCAAGATGACTGAGCTTCCGGTCTTCATCGCCAACGCGTTTGAAGCTGCCATTAGTGATTCCGACGGGAAGATAATAACAGGGCCCGTTCACTGACAACGGTGAGACTGAAACTAAAACAACTTCAGCACCATCAACAGTCATTTCATGAATTTCATGATGGGGCACTGGTTCCACTTTTTGGGCGTCGCGATCTTGTGGATTTAAACCTGCACGAATGAACTGGATACTCGCCTGTGAATCAAATCCTTCAACTGGAGTGAAATCTGGTTCGCTTAGCCCCAATAGGATGTATCCACCGTTGGTGTTTGCGAATGCGCTTAATGATTCCCAGAAGCTTTTTGATCCTTTGCTTAAAGGTAACCGACCCCAAGATTTCACTTCTACGGTTTCATCGTCTTTTCCGTTTTTCCTAAGACGCTCAAGGTCTTTCTCTAATTCGAATGGTTCCACGGTGGCGAGTGCCCCACAATCTATTAAACGTATTAGGTATCCCTGTCAGTCTACTTCACTGAGACCCTCAGTTTCTACACTGAGAGCGTCACTTTATACACTGAGACCCTCAGTTTCTACACTGAGGGCGTCACTTTATACACTGAGACCCTCAGTTTCTACACTGAGGGTCTTAGTTTTTTTAGTGAGGAGCGCGCTACGTTGACCTGAAGTGGTGGAGGTAGGCGTCGAAAAGCAATTTCTTTTTAGCCGCTCACTCCGGTGAGCTCGTTGGGGGTTCCTGGCAGGGTGGCGCTGGCAAGGATGTTGCCGTTGGCCAGGTCAACAACATGGAGTTCGTTGTTTGATGGGTCGGAGACGTATGCGCGGTCCTTGTTGATGAACAGGGTTGGGCGTGCTTCTTGCCATACTTCTGGTTCGGTCCAGGCATCGATGACGGGGTAGGTGTTGGTGATGGCGCCGGTGTTGGCATCGATGATGTGGAGTGCGCCGTCGGTGCCTAGAACTACTGCTTCGCCTGCAGGGCCACGGCCAAGTGAGCGGAAGGAGTAGGAGGTGCCGAGGTCAACGAGGGTGAGCTCGCCGGTCTCGGTGTTGGTGAGGGAAACGCGCTCTGGGCGCTCCAAGTCGGCGTCTTTATCTACCTTGTAATCGCCGAGGACGACAGGAGAGACGTCGCTGCCTGATTGGTTGCCGATGCGACCGTAGGAATCAGGTGCCTGGACCTTGGTGAACTCGCCGTCCTTGTAGATCAGTACACCGTCTTCACAGCCAACTGCGATGGCGTCACCGAGTGCTGCGCTTTCACCGTGAACGCCGGGGCACTGTTCGTTGCGGGCGATTTCTTCACCGGCTGCGTTGAATACGACGGCGCCGTTGCGGGAATCCTCATCGCCCAAAGTGTGCAGCAGGTCGCCGTTTTCGAGGACTACTGCCACGCCGTGGTGGGCTTTGAGGGCGTTTTTGATCTCAGGTTCTACTTCATCGCCCTTGAGGAGGGAAGCGGTGTCGAAGATCTGGATTTTGCCGTCACCATCGCCGAACAGCACGGTCTTGCCGGCGTGGTTCACTACATGACCAGGCTTATCGGTGGAGTAGGTGATGTCGGTGAGTTCTGGGGTGGCGGTGTAGCTGTGGGTGTGATCGCCGTGTGGTTCGGTCCATGCGCCGGTATCAAAGAGCTGGAAGCCGCCACCTGTGGAGACAAATACGTGGCGTCCGTCTCCTGCACTGTTGAGGCGGTTAAAACCTGCTAGTTCGGTGTCTTCCAGGATTTCCAGAGTGTTGGCGTCGAGGGTAATGATGCCACCGTCGTAGGTGGTGACGATGCGGGCCTGCGGGGAGGACACCTCAACGGCAGTGCTGCTGCCTTCGGCTTCGTGGCCATCATGATCGTGTGCCTCGGAGCTTGCTGTTGCAGAGCTAGACGCAGTTGCAGTATCTGCAGAGCTGTCAGTGCCACAGCTTGCCAGCAGGATAGATGCGGTGGATACCGCAGCAATAAGAAGTAGCTTGGAGTTTTTCATGGTTCTCCTTTTAGTAAAACATTTAGTAAAACGGGGACTGTTTAAGACTGTTTAGGACTGTTTAGGACAAAGTGCTTGCAATGCGCTCGGCATTGATTTTTTGCATGCTGATGTAGGTGGGTGCTTCACCATCTGCATCGGTGAGTGATTCCGTGAAAATGGACACCACTTGAACATCAATGCCAGCGTTGCTGGCCAACACTTCAGCTAACCGTTGTGGGCTTGAGGTATCGGTGAAGATTGCGGGAACATTGTTGTCTTCGATGGCGGTGGAGATGTCATTGAGGTCAGATGCTGAAGGCGCCGCCAATGTGCTTCCACCTGGGATGATGGTGTCAATGACGGTGTAGTTAAACCGGCTGGCCAGGTATCCAAAAACATTGTGATTGGTTACCAGCTTGCGGTTTTCTGGGGCCACGCCGCTGAGCAATTCGGTGACTTCCTCATCAAGGGCAACAAGTTCCTCACGGTAGTGCTGGGCTGATTGTGTGATCGATTCAGTCAGGGAAGGATCGAGTTCTTTGATCAGTTCAGCTTCTATAACTTCCGTGGCGGCGATCATGCGCGCCGGGTCTGTCCAAAAGTGAGGATCTGGAACGCCGGGGGAGTAGTCAATGACATCGATGTGTTCGCCGACTTCCAAGACGGGAACCCCTTGGCTTTTGGCATTGTCCACATTGGATTGAAGGCCCTCTTCAAGTCCTAGTCCATTGGCCACGATGAGATCGGCATGTTCCATGGCAGCGGCGTCTTGTGCTGAGACTCCGAAGGAATGTGGATCTGCGTTGGGTTTCATGAGTACTTGGACATCTGCGGAATCTCCCACGATATGGCTTACAACATCACCCAGGATGTTGGTGGTGACCACAATGTCAGGGGTGTCATCTACAGCGGAACAGGCGGTGATACCAAAAGCTAGTGAGGCGGCAACGGCTGGAACAGCTAGTAGTTTTCGGAAATTTTTCGCGGAGGAAGCCCCAAAGAGCTCCCCATTATTGAAAATGTCTTTCAGTATCACGCGGTGAAGTTTAACCTACTAATGGCACTCTTTGTCAATAAGGTGGCAAAAAATATCGCAGCACTTAACAAAGTGATAGTGGCTCCCGCGGCAGTGCTTGCGTGCCAGCTGATTAAAAGCCCGAGGTAAATTTCCGCGCATCCAAGAAGCGACGCGACGATCATGATCAGTGAAATACTTGCTTTGTCTT from Corynebacterium glutamicum ATCC 13032 carries:
- the aztD gene encoding zinc metallochaperone AztD; this translates as MKNSKLLLIAAVSTASILLASCGTDSSADTATASSSATASSEAHDHDGHEAEGSSTAVEVSSPQARIVTTYDGGIITLDANTLEILEDTELAGFNRLNSAGDGRHVFVSTGGGFQLFDTGAWTEPHGDHTHSYTATPELTDITYSTDKPGHVVNHAGKTVLFGDGDGKIQIFDTASLLKGDEVEPEIKNALKAHHGVAVVLENGDLLHTLGDEDSRNGAVVFNAAGEEIARNEQCPGVHGESAALGDAIAVGCEDGVLIYKDGEFTKVQAPDSYGRIGNQSGSDVSPVVLGDYKVDKDADLERPERVSLTNTETGELTLVDLGTSYSFRSLGRGPAGEAVVLGTDGALHIIDANTGAITNTYPVIDAWTEPEVWQEARPTLFINKDRAYVSDPSNNELHVVDLANGNILASATLPGTPNELTGVSG
- a CDS encoding organic hydroperoxide resistance protein, which translates into the protein MAIESIAYTSEALSTGSGRLGHVRSTDGALEFEMTPPKALGGSGEGTNPEQLFAVGYAACFHSAMHSVARSRKITLEDTAVGARVSIGPNGAGGFEIAVELEVSIPQLPQAEAQELADAAHQVCPYSNATRGNISVTVSVIDEEA
- a CDS encoding ATP-binding protein; its protein translation is MEPFELEKDLERLRKNGKDDETVEVKSWGRLPLSKGSKSFWESLSAFANTNGGYILLGLSEPDFTPVEGFDSQASIQFIRAGLNPQDRDAQKVEPVPHHEIHEMTVDGAEVVLVSVSPLSVNGPCYYLPVGITNGSFKRVGDEDRKLSHLEIYELQNRFVQTKTDRNPVPDSSIDDLNNQLAASFKQRLIESNSRSLGTDDNWLLRKNITTSKGELTIAGLLALGSYPQQFFPRVIIDVAVHPGLHKSPIGTSIRFEDRKICEGNLLEMVQEAMSAIKRNLRVRRVVEGLSGKDVLEIPEEVLREALANAVLHRDYSELAQNEAIHVDIYKDRVEITSPGGLPNGKRPESILDGYSEPRNRVLSRILMDIPWTHEVQGVLAESNGTGVPRMFNLMREAGLPVPNFKIDISSVTVELSRHGLLDAQTSEWLVEKLGSDFSNTQGIALVLAKELGAVTSRDLRNQTGHDSEDMRSLLDALVDRGVLNQNLQNQYQLATSSVNVTQSEQEVLDAINKTTPVTIREIATKTGKTASSLRPLLRGLVEAGLVVATAPPSSRNRAYLKA
- a CDS encoding 5'-nucleotidase C-terminal domain-containing protein translates to MQSGNYGHALADVDFSFNHDTGELTVDDARMLGVDDINACENPDDTIADIVAQAELDAGEAGKEVVATIDGDFLRASDEGAESGSNYGAESQLVNMIASAVRWSMSTNTATTADIGLMNAGGLHTDLFSGDVTYAEAFEIQPFSGEDSFVTLKGSDFKDALEQQWEEGSARPVAALGVSDNVSYTYDINRPIGDRVTSVTIDDTPLDPERDYVVAASLYLQSGNEGMTALTRGTAPAQTGIVDVQSTIGYLSNNNVTPRTGQAQISITPSGEFNAGETITLDMAGLRYTQGDTATEVTVSLREEIVSAPIDPQLGEAGFGEAGTATVSLDIPATLSGTQNLVVTTDTGTRISMPVEIVGAEQPAPQPAGSSVLGTGVLSGLLGIVVGILGMVGLVNWIDPSFIQQIQQQIFA
- a CDS encoding metal ABC transporter substrate-binding protein encodes the protein MILKDIFNNGELFGASSAKNFRKLLAVPAVAASLAFGITACSAVDDTPDIVVTTNILGDVVSHIVGDSADVQVLMKPNADPHSFGVSAQDAAAMEHADLIVANGLGLEEGLQSNVDNAKSQGVPVLEVGEHIDVIDYSPGVPDPHFWTDPARMIAATEVIEAELIKELDPSLTESITQSAQHYREELVALDEEVTELLSGVAPENRKLVTNHNVFGYLASRFNYTVIDTIIPGGSTLAAPSASDLNDISTAIEDNNVPAIFTDTSSPQRLAEVLASNAGIDVQVVSIFTESLTDADGEAPTYISMQKINAERIASTLS